GGCGCAGTCCGCCGCACCATGAGCGTCGGCGAACTGCGTCGCGGCCGAGGCGGTGAACAACGAGCAGGGACGTTGATCGCCCTCCTCGTGGTGCCCGATGTAGTGATAGACGGTGCGGACCGTCTCGCGCGGGCTGGCAGGCCGGACGCTCCCGCCGGTGCCGAAACCGGGGCTCTGCCCGCCGGGACCGCTTGCGGACCCCCCGCCGCCGAACATGCACTGCTGCACCAGCAGGGCGACGATCACCAGGATCACGAACATCAGCAGCTTGCGGACAAGCTTCCTGCGCAGCAGACGTCGCCAGAGCGGGACGGGCTTCTCCGGCGCCTTCTCCTCGGTCTGGGCCGCCTGAAAGCGCTGATACTCCTGGAAGCGGCGGAAGTCCTCGAACTCACGCCGCTGCACGGCGTCGAGCTGATCGGGACCCTCGGTGGGGCCTGCGGGCAGCGCGGCTGGGCGCGGAGGGACCTCGTCGGAGTCGTCGGGGCGTCGCAGTTCGGCCACGTCCCCATCATGCCGTGCGTGATCGGGTGCAGGTAGTGACTTGCCGAGCCCGGGGCGCGGCTGGGACGTCGAGGCCGGTGTGTGGAGCCTGCGGGCTTGCGCTGCCCTCCGCCGCCTTCTGCCGTGATCGCTGGCCGTGACTTTCGGCCGAGGCAGGCGGGGCGGTTGCGGCGCGGGTCGACAGCCTGCCGAGAGGGCCTCGCCGGGGATGCCTGGACCGTGCGCTATCCTTGACGCCAGTTCTACCGAAGACCGCTGGTTTCGTGGCCGCAGGCGACTGCGACACGACGAAGGCCCGTCGCAGACGGGCGGCCCGCGCAGGAGGAACGAGGCTCTTACGGGTCAGCCCTGATGCGGCTGCCGTTCTCACGCCCCGTGCCGTCCAGCGCCGGGGCGTTCGTCTTCTCCGCGTGGTCTTCGCTTCGGAATCAGCAGACCCGAGCACCTGTCGTTCGGTTCGCCGAACGACATTCGATGCGCAGAGAGGAGGCGACATGGCCAAGTCCGACAAGGTCGACGCGGTCACCGAGATCTCGGACCGGTTCCGTTCTGCCTCGGCAGCGGTGATCACCGAATATCGCGGGCTTTCCATGGCACAGCTCAACGAGCTGCGCCGTGCACTGGGCCAGGGCGCCACGTACCGGGTCGCGAAGAACACGTTGGTCAAGCGTGCCGCGGTGGACGCCGGAGTGGACGGTCTCGGCGACCTGTTCACCGGTCCGACCGCCATCGCCTTCGTCGAGGGCGAGCCCGTCGACGCTGCCAAGGCCCTGCGTGACTTCGCGAAGGACAACAAGGCGCTCGTCATCAAGGGCGGGTACATGGACGGCCGCGCGCTGTCCGTGGACGAGGTCAACCAGATTGCCGACCTCGACTCCCGTGAGGTGCTGCTGGCCAAGATGGCGGGTGCGCTGAAGGCGAACCTGTCCAAGGCCGCCGCCACCTTCGCGGCACCGGCCACCAAGGCGGCCAGGCTCTTCGTCGCCCTGGAAGAGAAGAAGCCGGCAGGCGAGGCCCCGGCGGCCGAGGCCGCCGACGCTCCGGCCGAAGCCTGAGCACCCACCCACACCACCAGCCCGTCCGGTAGTCCTCGTACGCCGGCCGGGTGAGCCAGAAAGGAACCGCCACCATGGCGAAGCTGTCCAACGCAGAGCTGCTCGACCACTTCAAGGACATGACCCTTCTCGAGCTCTCCGGCTTCCTGAAGGAGTTCGAGGAGACCTTCGACGTCACCGCCGCCGCGCCTGCCGCCGTGGTCGCCGCAGGCCCGGCCGCCGCCGCTGAGGCCGTCGAGGAGCAGAGCGAGTTCGACGTGGTCATCGAGGCTGCGGGCGACAAGAAGATCCAGGTCATCAAGGTCGTCCGCGAGCTCGTCAGCGGCCTGGGCCTGAAGGAGGCCAAGGAGCTCGTCGAGAGCGCGCCCAAGGCCGTCCTCGAGGCCGTCGCCAAGGACGCTGCCGAGTCCGCCAAGGAGAAGCTCGAGGCTGCGGGCGCCAAGGTCACCGTCAAGTGATCTAGTGCTGTTGCACACCGCGTGTCGGGGGGTGGATTCCAGGTGGAACCACCCCCCGACATGTGTCCACCGCCGAGTCGGCGGGCCGTCCGGGACGGACGACGGTGACACGAGGTGACGGTCTGCTGGGCCACGCGAGTGATCGGCGCGTGCCGTCTTGACTCAAGCGCGGACCGGAGTCACTCTGTTGTCGTGCGAGTGGCGGCGTGGCCGTTGCCACTCGACAGTCGCCGGGATTGCGGCTAGACTGGCTCTTTGCGCTGCCCACTTTCCGCCTGTCCTCTGTCGGGGCGTAGGATGTTGGGCACCACTGCACCCTTGACAGCTGTGTTAGTCGGCTGCTAGCGCCGCTGCTTAGCCAGCTACCAGTCCCTGGAAGGACGCATCTTGGCAGTCTCCCGCGCGACCCAGGCCACTGCTGCGACCAACTCCATGTCGGGGATCCCTGGGGCACCCAAGCGGGTCTCGTTCGCGAAGATCCGTGAGCCGCTCGGGGTGCCTGATCTGTTGGACCTTCAGGTCCAGTCCTTCGAATGGCTCACCGGGGCCGAATCCTGGTTCCAGCGCCGCATTGACGCGGGCGAGGACCTCCCGGTCGGTGGGCTTGAAGAGGTCTTGAACGAGATCTCCCCGATCGAGGACTTCTCCGGCTCGATGTCTCTCTCCTTCTCCAGCCCGCGCTTCGACGAGGTCAAGGCCTCGGTCGAGGAGTGCAAGGACAAGGACATGACCTACGCGGCGCCGTTGTTCGTCACCGCGGAATTCACCAACAACACCACCGGCGAGATCAAGAGCCAGACGGTGTTCATGGGTGATTTCCCGATGATGACGAACAAGGGCACGTTCATCATCAACGGCACCGAGCGAGTCGTCGTCTCCCAGTTGGTCCGTTCGCCAGGCGTCTATTTCGATCACGCCGTCGACAAGACGACGGATAAGGACGTCTACAACGTAAAGATCATTCCCAGCCGTGGAGCCTGGCTGGAGTTCGATGTCGACAAGCGCGACACGGTCGGTGTCCGGATCGACCGCAAGCGTCGTCAGCCCGTCACGGTGCTGCTGAAGGCCCTCGGCTGGAACGCCGAGCGCATCCGGGAGCGCTTCGGCTTCAGCGAGACGCTGATCGCCACCCTCGACAAGGACCACACCGCCGGGCAGGACGAGGCGCTGCTCGACATCTACCGCAAGCTGCGTCCTGGCGAGCCCCCGACCAGGGAGAGCGCGCAGACCCTGCTTGAGAACCTGTTCTTCAAGGACAAGCGCTACGACCTCGCCAAGGTCGGCCGATACAAGCTGAACAAGAAGC
The Actinoalloteichus fjordicus DNA segment above includes these coding regions:
- the rplJ gene encoding 50S ribosomal protein L10; the encoded protein is MAKSDKVDAVTEISDRFRSASAAVITEYRGLSMAQLNELRRALGQGATYRVAKNTLVKRAAVDAGVDGLGDLFTGPTAIAFVEGEPVDAAKALRDFAKDNKALVIKGGYMDGRALSVDEVNQIADLDSREVLLAKMAGALKANLSKAAATFAAPATKAARLFVALEEKKPAGEAPAAEAADAPAEA
- the rplL gene encoding 50S ribosomal protein L7/L12, which produces MAKLSNAELLDHFKDMTLLELSGFLKEFEETFDVTAAAPAAVVAAGPAAAAEAVEEQSEFDVVIEAAGDKKIQVIKVVRELVSGLGLKEAKELVESAPKAVLEAVAKDAAESAKEKLEAAGAKVTVK